One window of Inquilinus sp. KBS0705 genomic DNA carries:
- a CDS encoding elongation factor Ts, with product MSTVQISASDVNKLRQQTGAGMMDCKKALTETNGDFEAAIDFLRKKGAKVAASRQDRESNEGVVIARTSEDFKRGVVIELNCETDFVAKNAEFVAFGNEIANAAVQGKPATIEDLYNLEIDVENVRVKIGDAIIDKTGKIGEKIGVSKYEVIEGEKVVAYIHGNYRLGVLVGLSKSVAGADEAGKDVAMQIAAMNPVAIDKDGVDATVIERELEIAKEQIRAEGKPEEMVEKIAAGKLNKFYKDSTLLNQEFVKDSSKNVSQFLDSVDKGLTVTAFKRVALGA from the coding sequence ATGTCTACAGTACAAATATCTGCATCTGATGTAAACAAACTGCGCCAGCAAACCGGTGCAGGCATGATGGATTGCAAAAAAGCTTTAACCGAAACTAACGGCGATTTTGAAGCTGCTATTGATTTTTTAAGAAAAAAAGGCGCTAAAGTTGCTGCAAGCCGCCAGGATCGCGAATCTAACGAAGGTGTTGTTATAGCACGTACTTCAGAAGATTTTAAACGTGGTGTGGTTATAGAACTAAACTGCGAAACTGATTTCGTAGCTAAAAATGCTGAGTTTGTTGCTTTTGGTAACGAAATTGCAAACGCTGCCGTTCAAGGCAAACCGGCTACTATCGAAGACCTTTACAACCTTGAAATTGACGTTGAAAATGTACGTGTTAAAATTGGTGATGCTATCATTGATAAAACAGGTAAAATAGGCGAAAAGATAGGTGTATCTAAATACGAAGTTATTGAAGGCGAAAAAGTTGTTGCTTACATACATGGTAACTACCGTTTAGGTGTGCTAGTTGGTTTAAGCAAAAGCGTTGCCGGTGCCGATGAGGCAGGTAAAGACGTAGCAATGCAAATTGCTGCCATGAACCCGGTTGCTATTGATAAAGATGGCGTTGATGCCACCGTTATTGAGCGTGAACTGGAGATTGCTAAAGAGCAAATACGTGCAGAAGGTAAACCGGAAGAAATGGTTGAAAAAATTGCTGCCGGTAAACTGAACAAATTCTACAAAGATTCTACTTTATTAAACCAGGAGTTTGTAAAAGACTCATCTAAAAACGTTAGTCAGTTTTTAGACTCGGTTGATAAAGGCCTAACTGTTACCGCATTTAAGCGGGTAGCTTTAGGAGCTTAA
- the nagA gene encoding N-acetylglucosamine-6-phosphate deacetylase produces the protein MITALHHLQLISNGTIAEGKAILLEGSQIKAIINDNAIPADARKVDLNGAYLAPGLIDLQIYGSGGKLFAGKPEVSALKKMEDDLLDQGTTGFFATIGTNSNDIVEAGIAAAKAYRATARGNFWGVHLEGPYLNPAKKGAHPEKFIKKATLAEVKGWVEEADGVITMITIAPELQDQEVIDYLHTQGIIISSGHSNATYAQGKAFLNKPIPAVTHLFNAMPQMHHREPGYIPAIFEEKPYTSIVADGNHVDFAMIRLAKRELGDKLFLITDAVTAATEGTYQHRLQGDKYVMPDGTLSGSSLTMLKAVQNCVEHVGIGLAEAVNMASLYPAELASKTQKGKIEAGFDADLIVFNSKFEVQETILQGQLLTKAL, from the coding sequence ATGATAACAGCACTTCATCATCTTCAACTTATCTCTAACGGCACCATCGCCGAAGGCAAAGCCATTTTATTGGAAGGCAGCCAAATAAAAGCTATTATTAATGATAACGCTATCCCTGCCGATGCGAGGAAAGTAGACCTTAATGGTGCTTACCTGGCACCGGGGCTTATAGATCTGCAGATATATGGCAGCGGAGGTAAACTATTTGCCGGCAAGCCCGAAGTATCAGCGCTAAAGAAAATGGAAGACGACCTGCTTGACCAGGGCACAACCGGTTTTTTTGCTACCATAGGCACTAATTCCAATGATATTGTTGAAGCAGGCATTGCGGCGGCAAAAGCGTATCGTGCTACTGCCCGGGGCAATTTTTGGGGAGTGCATTTGGAAGGCCCGTATTTAAACCCGGCCAAAAAAGGTGCCCATCCAGAAAAGTTCATTAAAAAAGCTACCCTTGCCGAAGTAAAAGGTTGGGTAGAGGAAGCGGATGGTGTAATTACCATGATAACCATAGCGCCCGAGTTGCAGGACCAGGAGGTGATAGATTACCTGCATACACAGGGCATCATTATATCATCGGGCCATAGCAATGCTACTTATGCGCAGGGAAAAGCATTTTTAAATAAACCAATACCGGCAGTTACACACCTGTTTAACGCCATGCCGCAAATGCACCATCGCGAGCCTGGTTACATACCTGCTATATTCGAAGAAAAACCCTACACCAGTATTGTTGCTGACGGCAACCATGTTGATTTTGCGATGATACGCCTGGCCAAACGCGAATTGGGTGACAAGCTTTTCCTGATAACAGATGCGGTAACTGCTGCAACCGAAGGTACATATCAGCACCGCTTGCAGGGCGATAAATATGTAATGCCTGATGGTACGCTGTCCGGGTCGAGCCTGACGATGCTTAAAGCTGTACAAAACTGTGTAGAGCATGTGGGTATAGGATTGGCAGAAGCGGTTAATATGGCATCATTGTACCCGGCCGAGTTGGCCTCGAAGACCCAAAAAGGTAAAATAGAGGCCGGTTTTGATGCCGACCTTATTGTATTTAACAGCAAATTTGAAGTGCAGGAAACTATATTGCAGGGCCAACTATTAACAAAGGCATTATAA